The following is a genomic window from Methanococcoides sp. AM1.
TTCTTCGATATCTATCATGTCACCAAGTATCGTGTTTGGGATGAACTTGAAAGTTTCAGCAACGCTTAGAACATTCTTCCTTGCTTCGTGTGCAGCATGGGCCAATTGTGATGTTCCTACCTTGTTTACAAGAGCACCATTGAACGTTATTGCATCAGCTCCAACTATTACGGTATCAACCTCTTTCATGAAGTATCTGACTGCAGAATCCACGATCAATGTGGTGGGAATGCCGTAATCGTTCAGTTCCCTTATGGTAAGGAATCCCTGTCTTCTCGGGCGTGATTCGGTTGCTATGACCGAGATGTCCTTGCCCTGCTTGAAAGCAGTAGATATGACCGAAAGTGCTGCATGGGAATTGGAGTGTGTCATGATAACGTCCCCGTCATGTATCCTTTTAGCACCGATCTTTCCCATTTTATCAAGAGCTTCTCCTGCATGATTGAGGAACATATCCGCATTCAGGACTATTTCCTCCCGTGCTCCTGCTACATCATCAGAATAATGACGTTTTGTGATCTGCACTGCATTTGAAAGGGATACGGCGGTAGGCCGTGTCTGGATAAGGACATTTGCAGCCTCATCCACTTTCCTGTTGAAATCCGTTATGTTAGTAACCTTGAGGCTCAGTACGTAATCACGAAGTGCAGCAGAGGCGGCTTTGGCGGCCCTTCCTGCTCCACATATCTCCATTGTCCTTATTTTTTCTGCGGTGTCAAGTAATTGCTGCATAAAGATACATTGGGGGTGAATGCATTTATATGTATTTGGTTATGTGCCGGGCTTCAATCCTGCATGCGTTTTCGACGTAGTGTGGTAGTATCAGTAGAATGCCATGACCCTGAATTAAAACGCGACGATTGCGCCTTATGTGAACATTTTAAATGCTGGAACGACTTCCCACGCGAAAGGGGATATGAATATACGTGTAACAAGTTGAATCGTTTAATCAAACATGAAACAGTTGAACCCCATCTTCTTCCTTGTTAGCCATCCCTCTCTCCAATACAATAATTGCAAAGATTTATTTGTGTATTTGTACAATTATTGTATATGTATATTCAGTGGGGTTCTGGAATATGTTAACATTAATCGAAGATAAAAGAGGGATATTAAATGGAATCTAAAAGGGATTCTTTATCAACGCATCTAAGTATCTTTTTGATTCTGGTCCTTGTCAACACACTCATTTCAAGGTTTGCAATTGTCAATTCTCCAATATCTCCGACTCCGGGTGTATCCGGAATATATTTTGCGGCGGCTTTCATGATCGCTTTTGGGCTGTGGTATGGAATGTGGGGTGCTCTATCTGCTTATCTGGGCTGCCTGATAGGTGCAGGAACTCTTGTCGACATGCCTTTTTCACTAAACATAATATGGTCTCTTGCAGATTTCTGGCAGGTTCTTATACCGCTTATAGCTTTCATTTCACTGGGCGCTGATATCACTCTGAAGACACGGAGGGATGTAGCCATTTTTCTTGTGTTCGGACTTTTCCTCAATAATCTAGTGGGTGCTGTATGGGGTTCTTCCGTACTTGTTGCCGGGGGAATTGTCCCATGGTCTGAATACAGGATTGTTTTCCAAGGATGGTTCATTGGCAATCTGGTTGTTACAATCCTCATAACGCCTCTTCTGCTCAGGTTCGTAACTCCTTATCTGAGTAATACAAGATCATATATCAGGGGTTACTGGAGCTGATGCCTTTATTCTCTAAAAAAGAAAAGTAAACACTCCACAACCCTCTTTTTAGGAGGCACAAATATAGAAGTCACCCAGCTTCACTTCGAAACTCTCCAACCTTTCCATCACATGAGCATTGAGAGCATCTACCTTGTAGAACCTCTTTGCCAATTCAACTTATTACTCACTAACGTTACCAAATTTGTCTATCAAGCAACCTAGTAAAGAACCCGCCGAGTCCAGTAAGAAACTTTAGATAGACCTAGATAGATGTCGATTTTCTGCAAGAATTGAGTATATAATTCTCTGTCTTTTTTGTACTTAACCTCAGTGGTAATTTGCGTGGTTCTGGTCAGAAAAAAAGCTGCCCTACATCAGCTGGGAGAATTGAGTTAGGCAGCACTTGTATTTTGTCGAGGCGTGAGGTTCGAATCATACACCCCGCATTTTAAGAAGGGGATATAGGTAACGATGAAAAACGGAACTTTTATAAATTTTTGATTTCCATAGGTTCGAATTTTACCCCTCGCATAGAAAGTTGGGGTAATAGGTATCTTGAAAAATAGATACTCAGAAATTTAAGAAGTAATCTCTAAAAATAGAATAGTAAAAAGTTTGAATGTAACTCATTTGAGTTCATCTGATAAATCATCAATTGTGCTTTTTGCCTCATTAAATATTCTGATTGCATTTTCCTTTTTATTTGATTTCATTTGCGTTAAATCATCAAGGTTATTGAAAATGATTCGATTTTGATTAGATGGATGAGTAATAGAAATCATTTTTACATTCTTATTTGATAAAGTCGGATCATTTTTCCAGAAATCGATTTGATGAAATCGACCGTCTTTTGTAGGTGTATCAAGAAAAATGATTAACTTCAATTGATTACTAAATCTAAAGTGCTTGAAAAAGCATCCTATTTCATTTTGTACATTTCTGAACACTTTTTTTGGTGGTTCAGCACTTTTTTTCACTGGATGAAGTATAGCACAGTTAAATGCTTGAGTTAATTGAATTCCAGAATCTAAACTATTATCTAAATTTTCAAACATACCATTCCATTTCGTCTTTGGGTCGTTTGTTTCCCAATATGATACAATTTTGCTCAAGTAATCAAATAAACCAATTTTACTCAAATACTCAAAAAGATTATCTCGCATTCCATTAGCATAAATAGATGAAAAACAAGCTTCATGCATTGACTTACCATTTTTCAATGCTTTTACAAATAATTCATGACTTTTATCAGATGTTGTTTTCCCACAAATAATTACATGAGGTTTATCAGGATAATTTCCTACTGGAGAATAATTTATAAAATATTCACCTACTTTTAGTGGAATTTTTATTTCTGTTGTTGAATTAGTTTTTATTTTCTCAAATTCATCATAGAATATTTGTTTATCATTAAAACATGAAAGAGAACAAATGTCTGTTGTTTTTAGCATATATGTGACTCCATCAAATAAAATTTAAAACGACATTCACTATAAACTTATTTATACAAATAAATAGTGTATGTTCTAAAGTTTAACTACTCTTACTATTGAGGATTCCCAATGCTCGATCTCAATGAATTCCAAACCAGAACACAGAAAATAGATGTTCTTCTCAAAGAACACGGATGGGATATTTCTGACAGATCAAAGGTTATAGTTGAAGTTGATACCAAGCAATCTGATTTTAGTAAGCAGATTTACAAGCAGGTTAATGAAACTCTGAAAAACGATATGGATAGCAAGTATGCCGATTACCTTTTGCTTGATAGTCTAGGTGATCCTATTGCTATTATTGAAGCAAAGAGGACCTCAAAAGATTCTATTGTAGGACAAAAACAGGCTGAGCAATATGCTGATGATATTAAAGCTCAAACTGGAAAAGATGTCTTCATTTTCCTTTCCAATGGTTATGATATCTGGTTCTGGGATCGGGAACGCTACCCTATGAGACAGGTCAAAGGATTCCATTCTCAAAAAGACCTTGAAAGAATGGATTACCAGATACAAAGCGGGAAGATTGAATCTGATATCGAGGTAAATACGGATATTGTTGACCGTGCAAAAAGCATCGAGGTTACAAAGAGGGTTGTTGAACATATCCGTAAAGGACATCGAAAAGCCCTGATTGTCATGGCAACGGGTACGGGCAAGACCCGTGTTGCAATGGCCATTATTGACCAGCTTATGTGTGAAGGTCGTATTCAGAAGGTCTTGTTTTTAGCTGATCGTAAGGAACTTAGAAAACAGGCTTATGATAAGGGATTTATGAAATTTTTCCAGGATGAGTCTAAGGAAAAAATCCTTTCAGGCAATTATGACCCTAACAAAAGACTTTATGTTTCCACCATCCAGACCTTCCAGGAAATCTATAACCAGAAAGACAAGAATGGAAGATACAAGATATCACCGGGAGAATTTGACCTTATCTTCTCAGACGAAGCTCATAGGTCTATTTACTCCAAGTGGAAAGGAATCTTCACCTATCTCGATGCCGTCCAGATAGGACTGACAGCTACACCAGCGGACCTTGTTGAGAGGGATACATTCAGGTTCTTTGAATGTGATGATAATACTCCCACAGCCCTTTACTCCTATGATGAAGCAATAAAGGATGGTGTTCTTTGTGATTTCCGCAAGAATGTATCAGGAGCAAGAACACATTTCCAGATAAAAGGGATTAAACCTGATGATCTCAGCGAAGAGGAACGTGAGGAATTGATCGCGAAAGGTATTGACCCTGATACGATTGATTTTGAAGGTACTGAGCTTGAGAAAAAGGTTGCTGTGAAAGGGACATCTGAAGCAATTGTCAGAGAATTTATGGAGAATTGTATCACTGATGAGTCTGGAACATTGCCTGCCAAGACCATCTTCTTTGCAATATCAAAGAAACATGCTCTGAGATTATGGGAGGCTTTTGAAAGACTATACCCTGAATACAAGGGACAAATGGCAAAGAGGATCGTCTCTGATGATTCAAGGGCTTCAGAATTGATCAAAGATTTCCGGGAAAAATCATTGCCAAGGGTCGCAATCTCTGTTGACATGATGGATACAGGTATTGATGTTCCTGAGGTGTGTAATCTTGTGTTTGCAAAACCTGTGTTCTCAAAGATCAAATTCTGGCAAATGCTGGGTAGAGGTACAAGGTCTGATGCTGTATGCGAAAATCGGGAATGGTTGCCAAATGGTGAGAAGGAATATTTCAAAGTATTTGATTTTTGGAACAATTTCGAGTACTGGGAAATGAACCCA
Proteins encoded in this region:
- a CDS encoding ribose 1,5-bisphosphate isomerase encodes the protein MQQLLDTAEKIRTMEICGAGRAAKAASAALRDYVLSLKVTNITDFNRKVDEAANVLIQTRPTAVSLSNAVQITKRHYSDDVAGAREEIVLNADMFLNHAGEALDKMGKIGAKRIHDGDVIMTHSNSHAALSVISTAFKQGKDISVIATESRPRRQGFLTIRELNDYGIPTTLIVDSAVRYFMKEVDTVIVGADAITFNGALVNKVGTSQLAHAAHEARKNVLSVAETFKFIPNTILGDMIDIEERSADEVIDPKVLAEMPNVKVKNPAFDITPAEYIDMIITEVGAFPPQMAYTIIREHFGWELSNIG
- a CDS encoding DEAD/DEAH box helicase family protein, whose amino-acid sequence is MLDLNEFQTRTQKIDVLLKEHGWDISDRSKVIVEVDTKQSDFSKQIYKQVNETLKNDMDSKYADYLLLDSLGDPIAIIEAKRTSKDSIVGQKQAEQYADDIKAQTGKDVFIFLSNGYDIWFWDRERYPMRQVKGFHSQKDLERMDYQIQSGKIESDIEVNTDIVDRAKSIEVTKRVVEHIRKGHRKALIVMATGTGKTRVAMAIIDQLMCEGRIQKVLFLADRKELRKQAYDKGFMKFFQDESKEKILSGNYDPNKRLYVSTIQTFQEIYNQKDKNGRYKISPGEFDLIFSDEAHRSIYSKWKGIFTYLDAVQIGLTATPADLVERDTFRFFECDDNTPTALYSYDEAIKDGVLCDFRKNVSGARTHFQIKGIKPDDLSEEEREELIAKGIDPDTIDFEGTELEKKVAVKGTSEAIVREFMENCITDESGTLPAKTIFFAISKKHALRLWEAFERLYPEYKGQMAKRIVSDDSRASELIKDFREKSLPRVAISVDMMDTGIDVPEVCNLVFAKPVFSKIKFWQMLGRGTRSDAVCENREWLPNGEKEYFKVFDFWNNFEYWEMNPKGVKNESPEAITNRIFLFRLKQLDELKTRGNEELVERVKTTIIEDIKSLPQDSVSVKEHLQDVEKALSPKLWDNVGLNPIEFLLKKIMPLMKFKPGVNLNEANFTLKCEKLAYAILQNNTQEIERLKEPIAQMVDRLPRTLDKVKEKEDLIDKVLSHSFWNDIVFEDAKMMIDEISPLMRYMNKEPRKTIVIDMGDTIEERKEWVIGDEKAEYETAYMEKVENRIKKLAETHPVIIKIKNDEVLTESDLQQLEDTLFNSELTLSESRLKQIFHRQNSTLVDFIRHILGLYEFPSPDNTIKDAFQTFVIENNKHYTADQLNFIRTIQTVFLRKKHVEFSNLWNAPFTNFGTNAPMPMFSKEELNAFIDICNGIEREIFASEA